In the Borrelia turicatae 91E135 genome, one interval contains:
- a CDS encoding tetratricopeptide repeat protein, whose product MNLKRFLTMLLIFNLNFGSLIGDTTTAIKYYQKAQTYYLMQKYYDAIDELLEAVKINPNYYEAYKFIAEIYYLLKIYNQAQFFIEKAYKMSNGDTKYKILYANILLKNNRTAQAKKFYSEVLAKQKNNIDALVGLASIFEEEGLLIAAANYYLSILEYNQTNYNAFERLMSIYEKLNMNDKAQHLINKVRGNFTSLPDFHKRVAEFSIKTNSLGVAEKYAQNYLMLVRTTYRDFGLVDAYRLLALVYLYQSKYEDATDFLQKAILVDQNSDELYYLLGYSYLKLERVDKAVLNFERAKSMKKDLEFYDIALEESFFVSNFRSSFQKNNGTNIGISKRYENEGLKAFKNLNLDRAVFNVRNAIDIYPDNDSARFLLAKIYKFMKLDVMAYEELYYLIEHRKVTDTKILDFYDVVAFDIRSSLFFKYGYKTIGDLNRLYNNQTVYRVGIFTQNENKVFGANDLILKYAERILDRNLNIEVVNYRFDYNKDKDYLVSSFSEEFSYARNNNLDLFLMFDLDVDVFKNSANLRVDIFSGKTGVKVKTFDYNSGGVLYLSDILSSFSRDFNDYLPKKGEILQIKRDDVLINLGHVNDVKKGDVFLVLKEGALKYNSDSSSFMSYSKSDILGEISIEEIGDYISRGILKAPTLLRDYIQEGYTVFIKK is encoded by the coding sequence ATGAATTTGAAGAGATTTTTGACAATGCTTTTAATTTTTAATTTAAATTTTGGGAGTTTAATAGGTGATACTACAACCGCAATCAAATATTATCAAAAGGCGCAAACATATTATCTTATGCAAAAGTATTATGATGCTATTGACGAACTTCTTGAGGCTGTAAAGATTAATCCTAATTATTATGAGGCATATAAGTTTATTGCAGAAATTTATTATCTATTGAAGATATATAATCAGGCTCAGTTTTTTATAGAGAAAGCCTATAAAATGTCAAATGGTGATACTAAATATAAGATTCTTTATGCGAATATATTGCTTAAAAATAATAGAACAGCACAGGCTAAGAAATTTTATTCAGAAGTTTTAGCAAAGCAAAAAAATAATATTGATGCTTTAGTGGGACTTGCTTCAATTTTTGAGGAAGAAGGATTGCTTATTGCAGCTGCTAATTATTATCTATCTATTCTTGAGTATAATCAGACAAATTATAATGCATTTGAGCGTCTTATGAGCATTTATGAAAAATTAAACATGAATGATAAGGCGCAGCATTTAATAAACAAAGTAAGGGGTAATTTTACTTCTTTGCCAGATTTTCATAAAAGGGTGGCAGAATTTTCTATTAAGACTAATAGTTTAGGAGTTGCTGAGAAATATGCTCAAAATTACTTAATGTTAGTAAGAACTACTTATAGAGATTTTGGACTTGTTGATGCTTACCGTTTACTTGCCCTTGTTTATTTATATCAGTCTAAGTATGAAGATGCAACCGATTTTCTTCAAAAGGCAATACTTGTTGATCAAAATTCTGATGAACTTTATTATTTGCTTGGTTATTCTTATTTGAAGCTTGAAAGAGTTGATAAAGCCGTTTTAAACTTTGAGAGAGCTAAGAGTATGAAAAAGGACTTGGAATTTTATGATATAGCTCTTGAGGAAAGTTTTTTTGTATCTAATTTTAGGAGTTCGTTTCAAAAAAATAATGGTACTAATATAGGAATTTCTAAAAGATATGAAAATGAGGGATTGAAGGCTTTTAAAAATTTAAACTTAGATAGAGCAGTATTTAATGTAAGGAATGCTATTGATATTTATCCTGATAATGATAGTGCTAGATTTTTACTTGCTAAAATTTATAAATTTATGAAATTAGATGTGATGGCTTATGAGGAACTCTATTATTTAATAGAGCATAGAAAGGTTACAGATACTAAAATTTTAGATTTTTATGATGTAGTTGCATTTGATATTAGAAGTTCTTTATTTTTTAAATATGGTTATAAGACCATTGGTGATTTAAATAGGCTTTATAATAATCAAACAGTTTATAGAGTAGGTATTTTTACTCAAAATGAGAACAAGGTTTTTGGTGCAAATGATTTAATTTTAAAATATGCTGAGAGAATACTTGATCGTAATTTAAATATAGAAGTAGTTAATTATAGATTCGATTATAATAAAGATAAAGATTATTTGGTAAGTAGTTTTTCTGAAGAATTTTCTTATGCAAGGAATAATAATCTTGATTTGTTTTTGATGTTCGATCTTGATGTAGATGTTTTTAAAAATTCGGCTAATTTAAGAGTAGATATTTTTTCAGGTAAGACGGGTGTTAAAGTTAAGACTTTTGACTATAATTCGGGAGGAGTTCTATATTTAAGTGATATTTTAAGTTCTTTTTCTAGAGATTTTAATGATTATTTACCTAAAAAGGGAGAGATCCTTCAGATTAAGAGAGATGATGTTCTTATTAATCTTGGACATGTGAATGATGTGAAAAAAGGTGATGTTTTTTTAGTTCTTAAAGAAGGGGCTTTAAAGTATAATAGTGATAGTTCTAGTTTTATGAGCTATAGTAAGTCAGATATTTTAGGTGAAATTTCTATTGAAGAGATTGGCGATTACATTTCCAGAGGGATTTTAAAAGCACCTACTCTTTTAAGAGATTATATTCAGGAAGGATATACAGTTTTTATAAAAAAATAG
- a CDS encoding hemolysin family protein: MFKFLSFKNKKIRDDDCKNIEEKSKFETSLLKNFNSLKETIVKEIMIPRISVVFVDYSWSKDEILKVVTSSNHSRFPVYRETIDDIIGIIHTKDILLHMWKRDFYEIDLRDIMRKVMFVPESKKIDSLLKEFQENHVHIAIVVDEYGGVAGLVTLEDILEEIVGDIQDEFDNELDEIVPLDDGSYLCTARVLIEDLNEKLGLSLPDGDFDTLGGFVYDLFGRIPLKNEKIKYNNLTFTIKNMHQRNIKVIKISQKEGL; encoded by the coding sequence ATGTTCAAGTTTTTGAGTTTTAAAAATAAAAAAATAAGAGATGATGATTGTAAAAATATTGAGGAAAAGTCGAAATTTGAAACATCTTTGCTTAAGAATTTTAATTCTCTAAAGGAAACAATTGTTAAAGAAATTATGATTCCAAGAATAAGTGTGGTTTTTGTTGATTATTCTTGGAGTAAAGATGAAATTTTAAAAGTTGTGACATCTAGCAATCATTCAAGATTCCCCGTTTATAGGGAAACAATAGATGATATTATTGGGATAATTCATACGAAAGATATACTTTTACATATGTGGAAGAGAGATTTTTATGAAATAGATCTAAGAGATATTATGCGAAAGGTTATGTTTGTTCCTGAGAGTAAGAAGATTGATTCACTTTTAAAAGAGTTCCAGGAAAATCATGTTCATATTGCTATTGTAGTTGATGAATATGGGGGAGTTGCAGGTCTTGTCACTCTTGAAGATATTCTTGAAGAGATTGTAGGAGATATTCAAGATGAGTTTGATAATGAGCTTGATGAAATAGTACCTCTTGATGATGGGAGTTATCTTTGTACCGCTAGAGTTTTGATTGAAGATTTAAATGAAAAGCTTGGATTAAGTCTTCCAGATGGGGACTTTGATACTCTTGGGGGATTTGTTTATGATCTATTCGGAAGGATCCCTTTGAAAAATGAGAAAATAAAATATAATAATTTAACATTTACCATTAAAAATATGCATCAAAGAAACATTAAAGTAATAAAAATTTCCCAGAAGGAAGGTTTATGA
- the ybeY gene encoding rRNA maturation RNase YbeY, translating to MIKEELNLWAEGVEFKHWDAYYNFILSVLDFLCIKEYELSVILCNNEYIQKLNSQFRQKSEPTDVLSFNYLEESGQIDHKIQGDLIISLEYLEFSSLEFNVELYDELQRNTIHGILHLIGYTHKTNDFQNEEMLIIQEKVLRETRRVF from the coding sequence TTGATAAAAGAAGAGTTAAACTTATGGGCAGAAGGTGTTGAGTTTAAACATTGGGATGCTTATTATAATTTTATTTTATCTGTTCTAGATTTTCTTTGTATTAAAGAATATGAACTTTCTGTTATCTTGTGTAATAATGAGTACATTCAAAAGTTAAATAGTCAATTTAGACAAAAATCCGAGCCTACTGATGTTCTCTCTTTTAATTATCTTGAAGAGAGTGGACAAATAGATCATAAAATACAAGGTGATCTTATAATATCTCTTGAGTATTTAGAGTTTAGTTCTTTGGAGTTTAATGTTGAACTGTACGATGAGCTTCAAAGGAATACTATACATGGTATTTTACATTTAATAGGATATACTCACAAAACAAATGACTTCCAAAATGAAGAGATGTTAATTATTCAGGAGAAAGTTTTAAGAGAAACCAGAAGGGTATTTTGA
- the trxA gene encoding thioredoxin, translating to MAISLTKQEFIDKVFDYKNNKEWDFKGKKPAIIDFYADWCGPCKMLAPIYDELSKEYGDRIDFYKVNTDKEQEISMALGVQSLPTIIFVPVGEKPRVSVGFIQKDSFEDAIKDLFKV from the coding sequence ATGGCAATTAGTTTAACTAAGCAGGAATTTATTGATAAGGTTTTTGATTATAAAAATAATAAAGAGTGGGATTTCAAGGGAAAAAAACCTGCAATAATTGATTTTTATGCTGATTGGTGTGGTCCATGTAAAATGCTTGCTCCGATTTATGATGAACTTTCAAAAGAATATGGAGATAGGATTGATTTTTATAAAGTCAATACTGATAAAGAACAGGAAATTTCTATGGCGCTTGGTGTTCAAAGTCTTCCTACTATTATTTTTGTTCCTGTTGGAGAAAAGCCAAGGGTTTCTGTTGGTTTTATTCAAAAAGATTCTTTTGAAGATGCAATTAAAGATTTGTTTAAAGTTTAG